In Deltaproteobacteria bacterium, the genomic window AGCGACCGCGGCGGGGCTCCGCGGATCCTCCTCGACGATCACCTCGAGCAGCGCTGCGTCGGAGAAATAACCGAAGATCAGATGGTAGAGGCCGGTGGCGAGCTGCGGCAGGTCCGCCGGCTCCCAGGGGCCGCCGGCGCCCTGGAGCAGGCGGAGGCCGTGGGTGTACACGGGACGGAGGAGCGTCCGGACGGCGGTCCGGAGGAAGCGGCTGTCGTCGAGCCCGGCACGCTGGATGAGCCTGGGCAGGTGGGGGTGCTCGATCAGGTAGTCGAGCAGCCGGTCGACGTTCCGCTCGACCTCGGCCGGGTCGAGCCAGCCGCCGCCGCTCTGCTCCATCAGCGCGACGATCGGCGCGACACCGCGCGCGAGCGCCGCCTCATACAGGGCGCGTTTGTCCGAGAAGTGGTGGT contains:
- a CDS encoding TetR/AcrR family transcriptional regulator — protein: MSTRAAAVPASEPPSTRDAILDAAERRFAERGFAGVSMREIAADAGLRNQASLYHHFSDKRALYEAALARGVAPIVALMEQSGGGWLDPAEVERNVDRLLDYLIEHPHLPRLIQRAGLDDSRFLRTAVRTLLRPVYTHGLRLLQGAGGPWEPADLPQLATGLYHLIFGYFSDAALLEVIVEEDPRSPAAVARQRRFLKAAVAQLLGVARGR